A genome region from Leguminivora glycinivorella isolate SPB_JAAS2020 chromosome 13, LegGlyc_1.1, whole genome shotgun sequence includes the following:
- the LOC125232782 gene encoding pterin-4-alpha-carbinolamine dehydratase has translation MALNRAWLNIGCLAAIHFHPARPVPRVAINASRVVATGYATVSPHAPSKRKMADKLNQDERNSLLQPLLNAGWKVQSNRDAIEKEFMFKNFNEAFGFMSRVALLAEKMDHHPEWFNVYNKVQVTLSSHDVNGLSKRDIKMATFMNTLHQ, from the exons ATGGCATTGAACAGGGCCTGGCTTAACATAGGCTGTTTGGCTGCAATACACTTTCACCCCGCAAGGCCCGTCCCGCGAGTCGCAATCAATGCCAGTCGAGTTGTCGCTACCGGTTACGCTACTGTCTCTCCGCACGCACCAAGTAAAAGGAAAATG GCAGACAAACTGAACCAAGACGAGCGCAACAGCTTGCTGCAACCACTGCTGAATGCTGGCTGGAAAGTACAAAGTAACAGAGATGCAATCGAAAAAGAATTCATGTTTAAGAATTTCAATGAAGCATTTGGTTTCATGAGCAGGGTAGCATTATTAGCGGAAAAAATGGATCATCACCCAGAATGGTTCAATGTTTACAACAAAGTGCAG GTAACACTCTCATCTCATGATGTCAACGGATTGAGTAAGCGAGACATCAAAATGGCTACATTTATGAACACCTTGCATCAATAG
- the LOC125232790 gene encoding DNA repair protein XRCC3-like, protein MDTLKRLLPSKIFEVIDRAGICTAKEILILSKWDIKKLTNLNIDDILYLKSIVADYVSPESLTGDMLLLKQRPRISSGCEAIDKITSGGFRTGTLTEIFGESGSGKTQIGLQAAANTFKTGSVFICTEDVFPVKRLKQIQQSLPNHVLNDNIGKNIFIEHVTEPSELLSCVKVRLPRLLNEQAVSLIVVDSIAAPHRTETTNYVQRAEDLRELAVALIAIAKQHNIAIICINQVTMAFDGTDKILPCLGLAWSNLVSTRIMLKKTSRTVVLKSNESSSAQEYSHIRELSVVFAPDLPNETAEFIITSNGIVGI, encoded by the coding sequence ATGGACACGCTTAAAAGATTGTTGCCGTCGAAAATATTCGAGGTCATAGATAGAGCCGGCATATGCACTGCAAAAGAAATTCTAATTCTTTCAAAATGGGACATAAAGAAGTTAACAAATCTCAATATCGATGATATTTTATACCTTAAATCTATTGTTGCTGATTATGTTTCGCCTGAAAGTCTAACCGGTGATATGTTGTTGTTGAAACAAAGACCAAGAATATCAAGTGGTTGTGAAGCAATAGATAAGATCACAAGCGGCGGTTTTCGGACAGGTACTCTTACAGAAATTTTCGGTGAAAGTGGTTCAGGGAAAACTCAAATCGGACTTCAAGCAGCAGCGAATACTTTCAAAACTGGCTCTGTTTTCATATGCACTGAAGATGTATTTCCTGTTAAGAGGCTGAAACAAATACAGCAATCGCTTCCGAACCATGTTCTTAATGATAACATTGGCAAGAACATTTTTATAGAACATGTTACAGAGCCGAGTGAACTACTATCCTGTGTGAAGGTGCGGTTGCCAAGACTTTTAAATGAACAGGCAGTTTCACTGATTGTTGTCGACTCAATTGCTGCACCGCACAGGACTGAAACAACTAATTATGTCCAGAGAGCTGAAGACCTTAGAGAATTGGCAGTCGCTTTGATAGCTATTGCTAAACAACATAATATTGCTATAATTTGTATTAACCAGGTTACAATGGCATTTGATGGGACAGATAAAATACTGCCATGTTTGGGTCTTGCTTGGTCCAATTTGGTCTCAACACGAATAATGCTAAAGAAAACCTCAAGGACAGTTGTTCTGAAAAGTAATGAATCATCTTCTGCTCAAGAATATTCCCACATAAGAGAACTCTCTGTGGTTTTTGCTCCTGACTTGCCCAATGAAACAGCTGAGTTTATTATAACTTCAAATGGtattgtaggtatttaa